In the Flavisolibacter tropicus genome, one interval contains:
- a CDS encoding carboxypeptidase-like regulatory domain-containing protein, with protein MKFCTSVFMLLVFLGTTAANCSKSDKKSDDTNNGDNTTVEAGLLKGRVIDTKGQPVAGVKVYAGHTAYYNTNVIAVTDANGYYKMNVANPGGTWLVHAELQRQYNGQTYSFYVYADNADPVTSSAGGVRNLTWKLSGAVPGSNNSKIGAKVAYYDNSPTYIKGEEIELTLVPEGPLVDGTTGQNVVGRATASFSMQGTAVGSGLDDVPFGRYRISARYIPENGGTPQKMAIRLRDTGAYGETAVISFDEYNIGKHIVEVETKYVP; from the coding sequence ATGAAATTTTGTACTTCTGTTTTTATGCTCTTGGTTTTTTTAGGAACCACGGCAGCCAATTGTAGCAAGTCTGATAAAAAAAGCGATGACACAAATAACGGCGATAATACTACAGTAGAAGCCGGCTTGCTGAAAGGCCGTGTTATAGATACCAAAGGACAACCGGTTGCCGGCGTTAAAGTATATGCCGGACATACAGCGTATTATAATACCAATGTAATAGCCGTTACAGATGCAAATGGTTATTATAAAATGAATGTGGCCAATCCAGGTGGTACCTGGTTAGTGCATGCCGAACTGCAACGCCAATATAACGGTCAAACCTATTCGTTTTATGTATACGCAGATAATGCAGACCCGGTTACTTCTAGCGCTGGTGGAGTACGGAATCTTACCTGGAAGCTTTCTGGTGCCGTTCCTGGCTCCAATAATAGTAAGATTGGTGCCAAGGTAGCTTATTACGATAATTCGCCTACGTATATCAAAGGAGAAGAAATTGAATTGACGTTGGTGCCAGAGGGACCATTAGTAGATGGTACTACCGGGCAAAACGTAGTTGGACGCGCTACAGCCAGCTTTAGCATGCAAGGTACGGCCGTAGGTAGCGGACTGGATGATGTGCCTTTTGGTCGTTACCGTATTTCAGCCCGCTATATCCCTGAGAATGGAGGTACACCTCAGAAAATGGCTATCCGTCTGCGGGATACAGGTGCGTATGGCGAAACGGCTGTTATTAGTTTTGATGAATATAATATTGGTAAACATATTGTAGAGGTGGAAACGAAGTATGTTCCATAA
- a CDS encoding S41 family peptidase translates to MKLLNIKSTFCFLALTTSFTVFCQTPQQVENATAFAKLYGYVKYFHPSDEASAIDWNRFAIYGNRIVSESKNKAELQANLLALFKPIAPTIQVLLEDEKAVLNKEELKAPVRDYKTIAWQHSGVGLGGRGSIYKSLRTNRPEVVTVSTANFAPVNSWLDATPLQGKDFVFKGKVRMASGEGQGQLWARVDKADKTMGFFDNMGGRPIKKKEWDTYEIKGKIDNNAAKLFFGIMLIGKGEVEFDDLSLQVKEGEEWKELYKEAFTNSDQNTAPKGLQLSPTVQESYSIVVRQGAGGESYAAIMSREVSPTVRSHKKLFDAYPQVGEYLEKGIGSGLKMVLPLALYGSETQTFPVGDTSLLLKLKQNLASIPATEISGDQLYTRLGDLDIAWNIFQHFYPYFDVVKVDWGLALKEAIAQAYTDKTAANFQKTLQRLTAKLKDGHVRVNMMSDKDVSYPLIGWEWVEGELVITHVGDSSIALKRGDIVKKIDGRLAKEYFADIYPTISAGTKGWLDYRAETESLRGEQGSVMKLFVQRMNNQSEDVTLTRTVNLSQYYASLPKNDSIKMLSNDVAYVNMDRATMDAINKALPELKKSRVIICDLRGYPNNNHEFLEYLLKGKDTSTRWMQVPQTIYPDRENLAGWEYHGWGMKPSKTHLDANIIFLTDGRAISYAESYMSFVENYKLATIIGQPTAGTNGNINPFTLPGGYSISWTGMRVVKHDGSAHHGVGIQPHILVNKTIQGVREGRDEYLEKAMETAKKPF, encoded by the coding sequence ATGAAACTGCTTAACATTAAGTCAACTTTTTGTTTTCTTGCCCTCACAACTTCCTTTACTGTCTTTTGCCAGACACCTCAGCAGGTTGAGAATGCAACAGCCTTTGCAAAGCTGTATGGTTACGTAAAATATTTTCATCCAAGTGATGAAGCATCTGCTATTGATTGGAATCGGTTTGCTATTTATGGAAACCGCATAGTCAGTGAAAGCAAAAACAAAGCAGAGCTACAAGCCAACCTGCTGGCGCTATTCAAACCTATTGCGCCAACCATACAAGTGCTTCTGGAGGATGAAAAAGCTGTTTTGAATAAAGAAGAATTGAAAGCTCCTGTTAGGGATTATAAAACAATTGCCTGGCAGCATTCAGGTGTAGGATTGGGTGGCAGAGGCAGCATCTATAAGAGCCTTCGTACAAACCGCCCAGAAGTAGTCACGGTTTCCACTGCGAATTTTGCGCCGGTAAATTCCTGGCTGGATGCAACACCGCTACAGGGCAAGGACTTTGTCTTTAAAGGAAAGGTGCGCATGGCAAGTGGAGAGGGGCAGGGGCAATTGTGGGCTAGGGTAGATAAGGCTGATAAGACCATGGGCTTCTTTGATAACATGGGCGGCCGGCCAATAAAGAAAAAAGAGTGGGATACTTATGAGATAAAGGGGAAAATTGATAATAATGCAGCAAAGCTATTTTTTGGTATAATGCTCATAGGCAAGGGTGAGGTGGAATTTGACGATCTGAGCCTGCAGGTAAAGGAGGGCGAGGAATGGAAAGAATTGTACAAGGAAGCATTTACAAATAGCGATCAAAATACAGCACCCAAAGGATTGCAGTTAAGTCCAACGGTACAGGAAAGCTATTCAATTGTAGTTAGGCAAGGTGCTGGTGGCGAAAGCTATGCTGCTATTATGAGTAGGGAAGTATCACCGACTGTTCGTTCTCATAAAAAGTTATTTGATGCTTACCCTCAAGTTGGGGAGTATTTAGAAAAAGGAATTGGTAGCGGTTTAAAAATGGTGTTGCCACTTGCCTTATATGGTTCTGAAACACAAACCTTTCCAGTTGGTGATACCAGCCTGTTGCTAAAGCTAAAACAAAACCTTGCTTCTATTCCAGCTACAGAAATTAGTGGTGATCAGTTGTATACAAGATTAGGAGATCTCGACATCGCCTGGAATATATTCCAACATTTCTACCCCTATTTTGATGTTGTGAAAGTAGATTGGGGGTTGGCCTTGAAAGAAGCCATCGCGCAGGCTTATACTGATAAAACCGCGGCCAATTTTCAAAAAACTCTACAGCGTCTGACTGCAAAACTAAAGGACGGCCATGTGCGGGTAAATATGATGAGTGATAAGGACGTCTCTTACCCTTTGATTGGCTGGGAATGGGTAGAAGGTGAATTAGTGATTACGCATGTAGGAGATAGCAGTATTGCTCTCAAGCGTGGCGATATTGTAAAGAAGATAGATGGTCGATTGGCTAAAGAATATTTTGCAGACATCTATCCCACTATTTCCGCAGGCACAAAAGGTTGGCTGGATTATAGAGCAGAAACCGAATCACTGCGAGGCGAGCAAGGATCAGTAATGAAGCTGTTTGTTCAAAGGATGAATAATCAATCAGAAGATGTTACGCTAACAAGAACAGTAAACCTTTCGCAATATTATGCTTCACTGCCAAAGAATGATTCCATCAAGATGCTTTCAAATGATGTAGCCTATGTTAATATGGATAGGGCTACAATGGATGCCATCAACAAAGCATTGCCGGAGTTGAAAAAAAGCCGCGTAATCATTTGTGATCTCAGGGGATATCCAAACAATAACCATGAATTTCTTGAATACCTGTTAAAGGGAAAAGATACATCTACCCGTTGGATGCAGGTGCCTCAAACAATTTATCCCGATAGGGAGAATCTGGCAGGATGGGAATATCATGGTTGGGGAATGAAACCTTCGAAAACACATCTTGATGCAAATATCATTTTTCTGACCGATGGTCGTGCCATCAGCTATGCAGAAAGCTATATGAGCTTTGTTGAGAATTATAAATTGGCAACAATCATTGGCCAACCTACCGCAGGTACCAATGGAAATATTAATCCTTTTACGCTGCCGGGCGGGTATTCAATCAGTTGGACAGGTATGCGTGTAGTAAAGCATGACGGATCTGCGCACCATGGCGTGGGCATACAGCCCCATATTTTGGTTAACAAGACCATTCAAGGAGTGCGTGAAGGAAGAGATGAGTATTTGGAAAAAGCAATGGAAACAGCAAAGAAGCCTTTTTAG
- a CDS encoding ester cyclase → MELKTYKEIALDFLQLAAKGDSREAFNKYVASNFKHHNVYFKGDAETIMTAMEENAKQVPDKIFEVKRTLQDGDLVAVHSHVRPTPESLGYAVMHIFRFENGKIAEMWDFGQEVPADMINENGMF, encoded by the coding sequence ATGGAATTGAAAACATATAAAGAAATAGCTCTAGACTTTTTGCAATTGGCTGCCAAAGGTGATTCTCGTGAAGCCTTCAATAAGTATGTGGCTAGCAACTTCAAGCATCACAATGTGTATTTTAAAGGCGATGCAGAAACGATAATGACCGCTATGGAAGAAAACGCTAAGCAAGTACCTGATAAGATCTTTGAAGTAAAGCGCACATTACAGGATGGAGATTTGGTAGCTGTTCATTCGCATGTGCGGCCAACACCTGAAAGCTTAGGCTATGCCGTTATGCATATTTTCCGTTTTGAAAATGGCAAGATTGCCGAGATGTGGGATTTTGGCCAGGAAGTGCCTGCCGATATGATCAATGAGAACGGTATGTTTTAA
- a CDS encoding DUF2784 domain-containing protein: MWLQFLNGFFFIFHTAFTLFNITGWWFPATRKWNLITLLLTAFSWFVLGIWYGWGYCLCTDWHWDVRARMGLHDQQQTYIHFLLFQLTGIDFNEKLVDYVTLAIFVLSLLMSIYLNWNDRKRNVNQASSR; encoded by the coding sequence ATGTGGCTCCAGTTCTTAAATGGGTTCTTCTTTATTTTTCATACAGCCTTTACCCTGTTTAATATTACAGGCTGGTGGTTTCCTGCCACCCGTAAGTGGAACTTGATTACGTTGTTGCTCACTGCTTTTTCCTGGTTTGTATTGGGCATCTGGTATGGCTGGGGTTATTGCCTTTGTACCGATTGGCATTGGGATGTAAGAGCACGCATGGGGTTGCATGATCAACAGCAGACATACATTCATTTTCTGCTTTTCCAATTAACGGGAATTGACTTTAATGAAAAGCTGGTAGATTATGTAACCTTAGCCATTTTTGTTCTCAGCCTGCTAATGAGTATTTATCTAAATTGGAACGACAGAAAACGGAATGTGAATCAAGCTTCATCTCGTTAA
- a CDS encoding DUF1328 family protein, translating to MLRWTVIFLVVAIIAAIFGFGGIAAGAAGIAKILFFIFLILFVLSLIMGGTRRTL from the coding sequence ATGTTACGTTGGACAGTTATTTTTCTGGTTGTTGCCATTATAGCTGCCATCTTTGGATTTGGTGGTATTGCAGCAGGTGCGGCAGGAATTGCAAAAATTTTATTCTTTATCTTCTTGATACTATTTGTATTATCCCTGATCATGGGCGGCACCAGAAGAACGTTATAG
- a CDS encoding FAD-dependent oxidoreductase yields MKRDGIQTSLWQPSVPDFTSRYTSLPSNRFDVVIVGGGITGVTTGLMLQKAGKNCLIAEKHSLCFGTTGGTTAHLNTFLDTDYHTVKEKFGEENAQRLHMAAEQALQLIKKNIDTYDIECGYSEQEGYLFSQDEKQTDQLNNIYQSSTNAGCNVEWANGIPVPVAFDKAIVYSGQGQFHPTQYVMALARLFEEAGGVVLQNCSVGTTKGEAPLQLETSLGLIEAEHVIYATHIPPGINLLHFRCAPYRSYAMAVTLQDDKYPVGLAYDMQNPYHYFRTQEVSGQKYLIVGGEDHKTAHVTHTEDCFRNLEVYIRKYYNVDKIAYQWSSQYFEPADGLAYIGHLPGNPKNVWVATGFSGNGMTYSHIAAITLSDLIVKGESVYSELFNPNRVKPAAGFANFVKENVDVVKEFIGKRLSQEKLQSLADLAPDEAKVVKYEGESIALYKNESGQIYAVNPVCTHAKCIVDWNSAEKSWDCPCHGARYDVSGQVLTGPAHKGLEVIVLSEAVKEKH; encoded by the coding sequence ATGAAGAGAGATGGTATACAAACCAGCTTATGGCAACCTTCTGTTCCGGACTTTACCAGTCGCTATACATCCCTTCCCTCTAACCGTTTTGATGTAGTAATTGTAGGTGGAGGTATCACAGGTGTTACTACAGGTCTAATGCTACAGAAAGCTGGTAAAAATTGCCTGATTGCAGAAAAGCATAGCCTCTGCTTTGGCACTACGGGCGGCACTACAGCTCACCTCAATACTTTCCTAGATACCGACTATCATACTGTTAAAGAGAAATTTGGTGAAGAGAATGCACAACGCTTGCATATGGCCGCAGAACAGGCGCTACAGCTCATCAAAAAAAATATTGACACCTATGATATTGAATGTGGCTACAGCGAGCAAGAAGGCTATCTTTTTTCGCAGGATGAAAAGCAAACCGATCAGCTCAACAATATTTATCAATCATCAACAAATGCTGGATGTAATGTAGAGTGGGCAAATGGTATTCCTGTACCTGTAGCGTTTGATAAGGCCATTGTTTATAGTGGACAAGGGCAGTTTCATCCTACACAATATGTAATGGCATTGGCGCGCCTCTTTGAAGAGGCTGGTGGCGTTGTTTTACAAAACTGTTCAGTAGGAACAACAAAAGGTGAAGCTCCTCTACAGTTAGAAACTTCTCTCGGCCTTATAGAAGCAGAACATGTCATCTATGCTACACACATTCCACCGGGTATCAATCTCTTACACTTCCGCTGCGCACCTTACCGCAGCTATGCAATGGCCGTTACATTGCAAGATGATAAATACCCCGTAGGCCTTGCTTACGACATGCAGAATCCTTATCACTATTTCCGCACACAGGAAGTAAGTGGACAGAAGTATTTGATTGTGGGTGGCGAAGACCACAAGACCGCGCATGTAACACACACCGAAGATTGCTTTAGAAACCTGGAAGTGTATATCCGCAAATACTACAATGTAGACAAGATCGCTTACCAGTGGTCGTCACAATATTTTGAACCAGCAGATGGATTAGCGTATATAGGTCACCTGCCAGGCAATCCGAAGAATGTATGGGTAGCAACAGGCTTTAGTGGCAATGGAATGACCTATAGTCATATTGCAGCTATTACCTTATCGGATTTGATTGTAAAAGGTGAAAGTGTATACTCTGAATTGTTCAATCCCAACCGTGTAAAACCAGCCGCAGGCTTTGCCAATTTTGTTAAGGAAAATGTAGACGTAGTAAAAGAGTTTATAGGCAAACGATTGAGCCAGGAAAAACTGCAGAGCTTGGCAGACTTAGCTCCCGATGAAGCAAAGGTGGTAAAATATGAAGGCGAGAGTATTGCCTTATATAAAAATGAAAGTGGCCAGATATATGCGGTAAACCCTGTGTGTACCCACGCCAAGTGTATTGTAGACTGGAACAGTGCAGAAAAGAGTTGGGACTGCCCATGCCATGGTGCTCGCTATGATGTAAGCGGCCAGGTGTTAACCGGCCCAGCTCACAAAGGCTTAGAGGTCATTGTATTGAGTGAAGCTGTAAAAGAAAAACACTAA
- the lptB gene encoding LPS export ABC transporter ATP-binding protein: protein MEELRIHTSELVKQYRNRRVVNHVSIEVKQGEIVGLLGPNGAGKTTTFYMTTGLIKPDEGEVFLNDLNITKLPMYKRAQLGIGYLPQEASIFRKLSVEDNISAVLQMTKMTKQEQREKLEALLEEFRLQHVRKSNGDVLSGGERRRTEIARALAVDPKFILLDEPFAGIDPIAVEDIQMVVARLKFKNIGILITDHNVTETLSICDRAYLLIEGKIFKHGTAEELAEDEQVKKLYLGRNFILRRKDYLLQESQQG from the coding sequence GTGGAAGAATTACGCATACATACAAGTGAGCTGGTAAAGCAGTATCGCAACCGCCGGGTGGTGAATCATGTGTCTATAGAAGTAAAACAAGGAGAAATTGTGGGTTTGCTGGGACCAAACGGGGCCGGTAAGACCACCACTTTCTATATGACCACAGGCTTAATTAAGCCAGATGAAGGTGAAGTATTTTTAAACGATCTTAATATTACCAAGCTGCCCATGTATAAGAGGGCGCAGCTGGGAATTGGCTACCTGCCACAGGAAGCTTCTATTTTCAGAAAGCTAAGTGTAGAGGATAATATTTCCGCAGTACTGCAGATGACCAAGATGACCAAGCAGGAGCAGAGAGAGAAGTTGGAAGCGCTGCTGGAAGAGTTCCGTCTGCAACACGTGCGTAAAAGCAATGGTGATGTACTAAGTGGTGGTGAGCGGCGCCGTACAGAGATTGCGCGTGCCCTGGCCGTAGATCCTAAGTTTATTTTATTGGACGAACCTTTTGCCGGTATTGACCCTATTGCCGTAGAAGATATTCAAATGGTGGTAGCCCGATTGAAGTTTAAGAATATCGGCATTCTTATTACCGACCACAACGTAACAGAAACGCTTTCCATTTGCGACCGCGCCTACTTGCTGATTGAGGGCAAGATCTTTAAACATGGTACGGCAGAAGAACTGGCGGAAGATGAACAAGTGAAAAAGCTTTACTTAGGCCGCAACTTTATTTTGCGTCGGAAAGATTATTTACTTCAGGAAAGCCAGCAAGGGTAG
- the metF gene encoding methylenetetrahydrofolate reductase [NAD(P)H] — protein sequence MQMKVTDYLNNGKSTLVSFEILPPLKGRSINALWEHLDPLMEFKPSFINVTYHRSESMFKRKVDGTFEKVEVRKRPGTVGICAAIMNRYKVDAVAHLICGGFTKQETEDALIDLAFLGVNNVLVLRGDAPKNETFFEPEPGGHKYAIELLQQVTNMNNGIYLEEDLKNTVKTDFCIGVAGYPEKHFESPNFKTDLAYLKAKVDAGAEYITTQMFFDNEKYFAFVDACRNVGINVPIIPGLKPISSKKQLTIIPRTFHVDIPEQLSSEILKCKTDADVETVGTEWLLQQSKELKAAGVPILHYYTLGKPTMVANVVKEIV from the coding sequence ATGCAGATGAAAGTCACTGACTACTTGAACAACGGGAAATCCACCTTGGTATCCTTTGAAATCCTACCGCCCTTAAAAGGCCGCAGCATTAACGCGCTTTGGGAACACCTGGACCCTTTAATGGAGTTTAAGCCTTCTTTTATTAATGTAACCTACCACCGCAGCGAAAGCATGTTCAAACGCAAAGTAGATGGCACGTTTGAAAAAGTGGAGGTGCGCAAGCGCCCAGGTACCGTAGGCATTTGTGCTGCTATAATGAACCGCTATAAGGTAGATGCCGTAGCTCACCTGATTTGCGGAGGCTTTACCAAGCAGGAAACGGAAGATGCCCTTATTGACCTGGCCTTCCTGGGAGTTAATAATGTATTGGTACTTCGTGGCGATGCCCCTAAGAATGAAACCTTCTTTGAGCCAGAGCCAGGTGGTCATAAATATGCAATTGAACTGCTGCAGCAGGTAACCAATATGAATAATGGTATCTATCTGGAAGAAGACCTGAAAAATACCGTTAAGACAGACTTCTGCATTGGTGTAGCCGGTTATCCTGAAAAGCATTTTGAATCGCCCAACTTTAAAACGGACCTGGCCTACCTGAAGGCGAAAGTAGATGCGGGCGCTGAATACATCACCACACAGATGTTCTTTGACAATGAGAAATATTTTGCATTTGTTGATGCTTGCCGCAATGTAGGCATTAATGTGCCTATCATTCCAGGTCTTAAACCCATCAGCTCAAAAAAGCAACTGACCATCATTCCACGCACGTTCCATGTAGATATACCAGAACAGCTGTCCAGTGAGATCCTGAAGTGCAAAACCGATGCAGATGTAGAAACTGTAGGTACTGAATGGCTTTTGCAACAGTCTAAAGAATTAAAAGCTGCCGGTGTGCCTATCCTGCACTATTATACCTTAGGCAAGCCGACAATGGTAGCGAATGTGGTTAAAGAGATCGTTTAG
- a CDS encoding MBOAT family O-acyltransferase, with product MVFNSIEFLFFLPVVFILYWFVSQRNLAIQNCLILLASYYFYACWDWRFVFLLLASTFIGFGFGLAIEYSRWKKLALWGGLLCNILLLGVFKYFNFFSQSAADLIHALGFKTSPYFIDIALPVGISFYTFHGMSYLIDVYNKKITPTRNFIDYSVFASFFPLLVAGPIERATHLLPQVQNKRTFDYTQAVAGTRLILWGLFKKIVIADTLATVVDKVYLHPEYYSGSTLLLTTIYFSFQIYCDFSGYSDIAIGTGKLFGFELLSNFRFPYFSRNIAEFWRRWHISLSSWFRDYLYIPLGGSKVGKLKAIRNTFIIFLVSGLWHGANWTFVLWGGINALLFIPLLLSNKNRKFATSVVAEDRVWPTLKEVGQMVITLLLVSLARVFFRSPNIETATNYFGLMTHKLFTLPEFLSLLVFILLFVVLEWTQRRDERNVFQIERPVYKQALYLFMAVMIVFHHKYIDTTQFIYFQF from the coding sequence ATGGTATTCAACTCTATTGAATTCTTATTTTTTCTACCAGTTGTATTTATACTCTACTGGTTTGTAAGCCAGCGAAACCTGGCTATACAGAACTGCCTGATCTTACTGGCCAGCTATTACTTTTATGCCTGTTGGGATTGGCGCTTTGTGTTTCTCTTACTAGCATCCACCTTTATAGGTTTTGGCTTTGGTCTGGCCATTGAGTATTCGAGATGGAAGAAGCTGGCACTGTGGGGTGGACTGTTGTGCAACATACTGCTATTAGGTGTTTTTAAATACTTCAACTTCTTTTCTCAATCAGCGGCAGATTTGATCCATGCCTTGGGCTTTAAAACCAGTCCTTATTTTATTGACATTGCCTTACCGGTGGGTATTTCGTTTTACACCTTTCATGGCATGTCGTACCTGATAGATGTTTATAATAAAAAGATAACCCCTACCCGCAACTTCATTGATTACAGCGTATTTGCTTCTTTCTTTCCCTTACTGGTAGCGGGCCCTATTGAAAGAGCTACGCACCTGTTACCGCAGGTACAAAACAAACGCACATTTGATTATACACAGGCAGTAGCCGGCACCCGCCTTATTCTTTGGGGATTGTTTAAAAAGATAGTCATTGCCGATACACTGGCTACCGTAGTAGATAAAGTGTACCTGCACCCAGAATATTACTCGGGCTCAACGCTTTTACTCACAACCATCTATTTTTCGTTCCAGATCTATTGCGACTTTAGCGGCTATTCCGATATAGCCATTGGTACCGGCAAACTGTTTGGTTTTGAATTGTTGTCTAACTTCCGGTTTCCCTACTTCTCACGCAACATAGCCGAGTTCTGGAGAAGATGGCATATTTCGCTTTCTTCCTGGTTTAGGGACTATTTATACATTCCGCTGGGGGGCTCCAAAGTGGGAAAGCTAAAGGCCATTCGCAACACCTTTATTATATTCCTGGTTAGTGGATTGTGGCATGGTGCCAACTGGACCTTTGTACTGTGGGGTGGCATCAATGCTTTGCTCTTTATTCCCCTATTACTTTCCAATAAAAACAGAAAGTTTGCTACTAGTGTAGTTGCCGAAGACCGCGTGTGGCCGACACTAAAAGAGGTAGGACAAATGGTAATCACATTGTTACTGGTATCCTTAGCCCGCGTCTTTTTCCGATCGCCCAATATAGAGACCGCTACCAATTACTTTGGGCTAATGACACACAAGTTATTCACGCTGCCAGAATTCCTAAGCCTGCTTGTTTTTATATTGTTGTTTGTGGTACTGGAATGGACACAACGAAGAGATGAAAGAAATGTGTTTCAGATTGAGCGTCCTGTGTACAAGCAGGCTTTGTATTTATTTATGGCGGTTATGATTGTCTTTCATCATAAATATATCGACACCACTCAATTTATTTACTTCCAGTTCTAA
- a CDS encoding GH3 auxin-responsive promoter family protein, translating into MKLLSPAISGLARLRLPAVEQWMHNANVAQFAVWQDLLAAGQYTEFGRLYQFDTIQTLDQYKKQVPIQEYDNLKPFIERMMKGDENLLWNTPVTWFAKSSGTTSEKSKFIPISEESLHDNHYKASKDVLSLYYATHPESVLLTGKGLVIGGSHQISQLHEDVQYGDLSAVLLQNSPFWGHWLRTPDLSIALMDEWEEKIERLAQSTIHENVTSMAGVPTWLIVLLKRILEITGKSTIIEVWPNLELYMHGGVSFVPYRAHFEKLIGAPINYLEMYNASEGFFAAQDDITVEGMLLMLEHGIFYEFMPLEEWGKEQPRTLQLNEVELGKNYAPVITTNGGLWRYLLGDTIQFTSISPYRIKVSGRLKHYMNAFGEEVIVDNTDKAIAAACAKTGAAVKDYTAAPVYFSEAENGAHEWLIAFDKEPENLPAFVEALDTALKQINSDYEAKRHKDIALRLPVVQAIPPQTFESWLRYRGKLGGQHKVPRLSNERDTLEQIKAFVNEQ; encoded by the coding sequence ATGAAATTATTGAGCCCAGCTATATCGGGATTAGCCCGTTTACGTCTTCCGGCAGTAGAACAATGGATGCATAATGCTAATGTAGCGCAGTTTGCTGTGTGGCAAGATTTGCTGGCTGCAGGTCAGTATACCGAGTTTGGCCGCCTCTATCAATTTGATACAATTCAAACGCTGGATCAGTACAAAAAACAAGTGCCCATTCAGGAATACGATAACCTGAAGCCCTTTATTGAGCGTATGATGAAGGGCGATGAAAACCTCTTATGGAATACACCCGTTACCTGGTTTGCTAAAAGCAGCGGTACTACCAGTGAAAAAAGTAAGTTCATTCCTATCAGTGAAGAAAGCCTTCACGATAACCATTATAAAGCATCAAAGGATGTGTTAAGTCTCTATTATGCAACTCATCCGGAGAGTGTATTATTAACAGGCAAAGGATTAGTGATTGGTGGTAGCCACCAGATCAGTCAGTTGCACGAAGATGTGCAATATGGCGATCTGAGCGCGGTACTCTTACAGAACTCACCTTTCTGGGGTCATTGGTTGCGTACACCCGATCTTTCCATAGCCCTTATGGATGAGTGGGAAGAAAAGATTGAAAGGCTGGCGCAATCTACCATCCATGAAAATGTGACGTCTATGGCCGGTGTGCCTACCTGGCTCATAGTACTGTTGAAACGCATACTGGAGATTACCGGCAAAAGCACCATTATTGAAGTATGGCCTAACTTGGAGTTATACATGCATGGTGGCGTATCTTTTGTACCCTACCGGGCGCATTTTGAAAAATTGATTGGTGCGCCTATCAACTACCTGGAGATGTATAATGCATCGGAAGGTTTTTTTGCCGCACAAGACGATATTACAGTAGAAGGCATGTTGCTCATGTTGGAGCATGGCATCTTTTACGAGTTCATGCCATTAGAAGAGTGGGGGAAAGAGCAACCGCGTACCCTGCAGCTTAATGAGGTGGAACTGGGAAAGAACTATGCACCCGTTATCACTACCAATGGTGGCCTTTGGCGTTATCTTTTGGGTGATACGATTCAGTTTACCTCTATCAGTCCTTACCGCATAAAAGTGTCGGGCCGATTGAAGCACTATATGAATGCCTTTGGTGAGGAAGTAATTGTAGACAATACCGACAAAGCTATTGCCGCCGCCTGTGCAAAAACGGGGGCTGCAGTAAAGGACTATACGGCTGCGCCTGTTTATTTTTCTGAAGCAGAAAACGGTGCACATGAATGGTTGATAGCTTTTGATAAAGAACCCGAAAACTTACCTGCCTTTGTAGAAGCGCTGGACACAGCCTTAAAACAGATCAATAGCGATTACGAGGCCAAGCGCCATAAAGACATCGCGTTACGCTTACCAGTGGTTCAAGCCATACCCCCTCAAACTTTTGAGAGTTGGTTACGTTATCGGGGTAAGTTAGGTGGACAACACAAAGTACCACGCCTAAGTAATGAACGCGATACCTTGGAACAGATAAAGGCATTTGTAAACGAACAATAA